A stretch of Gemmatimonadota bacterium DNA encodes these proteins:
- a CDS encoding DUF805 domain-containing protein: protein MNWYLTALKRFGDFSGRSRRREYWWFILMVWVLAIVLFFVDLTLGTGSETGYGLFSGLFSLAMFVPLLSVSVRRLHDTGRSGLWLLILFVPILGALAILVLALLDGQPGDNRFGPNPKGA, encoded by the coding sequence ATGAACTGGTACCTCACGGCCCTCAAGCGCTTCGGAGACTTCAGCGGCAGGTCGCGCCGCAGGGAGTACTGGTGGTTCATCCTGATGGTTTGGGTCCTCGCGATCGTGCTGTTCTTCGTTGACCTGACGCTGGGGACCGGTTCGGAAACAGGGTATGGGCTATTCAGCGGACTGTTTTCGCTAGCCATGTTCGTCCCCTTGCTGTCCGTCAGTGTCAGGCGCCTGCACGACACCGGCCGGTCCGGCCTGTGGCTGCTCATCCTGTTCGTGCCGATCCTGGGGGCCCTGGCGATCCTCGTCTTGGCGCTGCTGGACGGCCAGCCCGGTGACAATCGCTTCGGCCCCAATCCGAAAGGCGCATAG
- a CDS encoding class I SAM-dependent methyltransferase, protein MSELLYSELAEWWPVLSAPADYAEEAAFYARTLREACTRPPRLLLELGSGGGNNASHMKTAFAEVTLVDLSPAMLDVSRRLNPECEHLEGDMRTARLGRLFDCVFVHDAVCYMTTEDELRQAMATAYVHCQPGGAALFAPDHVRESFAPSTSHGGHDEESRSLRYLEWTWDPDPSDTTYLVDYAYLLREGDGEPRVVRDRHVEGLFSRAEWLSLLHDIGFEAERVAFQHTGMDAPADVFVGRKV, encoded by the coding sequence GTGTCTGAGCTGCTGTACTCGGAGCTGGCCGAGTGGTGGCCCGTACTGTCCGCGCCGGCGGACTACGCCGAGGAGGCCGCCTTCTACGCGCGCACGCTGCGGGAGGCCTGCACCCGTCCTCCCAGGTTGCTGCTCGAGCTGGGGAGCGGGGGCGGCAACAACGCTTCCCACATGAAGACGGCGTTCGCCGAGGTCACCCTGGTCGATTTGTCTCCGGCAATGCTTGACGTGAGCCGGCGCCTGAACCCGGAGTGCGAGCACCTGGAAGGGGACATGCGTACGGCCAGACTGGGCAGGTTGTTCGACTGCGTCTTCGTGCACGACGCCGTGTGCTACATGACCACTGAGGATGAGTTGCGCCAGGCGATGGCGACCGCCTACGTGCACTGCCAGCCGGGCGGCGCGGCGCTCTTCGCGCCCGATCACGTGCGCGAGTCCTTCGCCCCGTCTACCAGCCACGGCGGCCACGACGAGGAGTCGCGGAGCCTGCGCTACCTGGAGTGGACGTGGGATCCGGACCCCTCCGACACGACCTATCTGGTCGACTACGCCTACCTGTTGCGGGAGGGCGATGGCGAGCCGCGCGTGGTGCGGGACCGGCACGTGGAGGGCCTATTCTCTCGCGCCGAGTGGCTGAGCCTCCTTCACGACATCGGCTTCGAGGCCGAGCGGGTGGCGTTTCAGCACACCGGCATGGACGCGCCGGCCGACGTATTCGTAGGGCGCAAGGTCTGA
- a CDS encoding M20/M25/M40 family metallo-hydrolase yields the protein MNGSDISIRGAAATLVGGLLLALTPHAALPQQSCPDPDGFADVAKGALAHVRYLADDALEGRAAASEGERCAAAYLADRLGALGLVPAGDHGAWLQSFSVRTGTAVEEARLVISGADAGAAGAGWAPFGFSASGSVTAPLRVVSPPDPHAAHDVALGEAHGRIAVISVDGSVQVDAHFLAASLARAGAAGMILLYPDAIPLPDPGSEIRPAVGVPSAAATGRLAESVRRAAAARAEASIAVAAAPSMSEARNVVALLPGDDPDRASEPIIVGAHYDHLGRGGPGSLAPDSREIHNGADDNASGTAALLEVARRLSEGPGLDRPVLFVAFSGEERGLLGSAHFVSHPTRPIDGAVAMLNMDMVGRLRDEALAVHGLGTAQEWDAILDAANSATDRPLSITRVADGFGPSDHSSFYGAGVPVLFFFTNTHADYHRPSDDWDSVNGEGIERVAGLVAEVVRRLAGDEAAPAPAITLVRGAGNPHGAASGDEPAPSGYGPYLGSIPDMTPIEGGVRLTGVREGSPAEKAGLREGDVIVSFAGRDIDDLYAFTYALRESEPGDAVDIVVLRDGEPVSLRAVLERRR from the coding sequence ATGAACGGTTCGGACATCAGCATTCGCGGGGCCGCGGCGACGCTCGTCGGCGGACTTCTCCTGGCGCTCACGCCGCACGCAGCGCTACCCCAGCAAAGTTGTCCCGATCCGGATGGGTTCGCCGACGTCGCGAAAGGCGCCCTGGCTCACGTGCGATACCTGGCCGACGACGCGCTGGAGGGTCGCGCCGCGGCGAGCGAGGGGGAGCGGTGCGCGGCGGCCTATCTGGCCGATCGGCTGGGGGCGCTGGGGCTGGTTCCGGCCGGCGACCACGGCGCCTGGCTCCAGTCGTTTTCGGTGCGCACCGGCACCGCGGTCGAAGAGGCCCGGCTGGTCATATCCGGCGCGGACGCGGGAGCGGCGGGCGCGGGCTGGGCCCCCTTCGGATTCAGCGCATCGGGCAGCGTCACGGCTCCGCTGCGCGTGGTGAGTCCGCCCGATCCGCACGCCGCCCACGACGTCGCGCTCGGAGAGGCCCACGGGCGGATCGCCGTGATCAGCGTGGACGGGAGCGTCCAGGTCGACGCCCACTTTCTGGCGGCGTCCCTGGCGCGAGCGGGAGCCGCGGGCATGATCCTGCTGTACCCGGACGCCATCCCTCTGCCCGACCCCGGCAGCGAGATCCGTCCGGCGGTGGGCGTTCCGTCCGCCGCGGCCACGGGTAGGCTGGCCGAGAGCGTTCGCCGGGCCGCCGCGGCCCGCGCCGAAGCGTCCATCGCGGTTGCCGCCGCACCATCGATGTCGGAGGCGAGGAACGTCGTGGCTCTGCTGCCGGGAGACGACCCCGATCGGGCGAGCGAGCCGATCATCGTCGGCGCCCACTACGATCACCTGGGACGCGGCGGCCCGGGCTCGCTGGCGCCCGATTCCCGGGAAATCCACAACGGCGCGGATGACAACGCGAGCGGCACCGCCGCCCTGCTCGAAGTCGCCCGGCGGCTGAGCGAGGGTCCGGGGCTGGATCGGCCGGTGCTGTTCGTCGCCTTCAGCGGCGAGGAGCGCGGGCTCCTCGGCTCGGCCCACTTCGTGTCGCACCCCACGCGTCCGATCGACGGCGCCGTGGCGATGCTCAACATGGACATGGTCGGCAGACTCCGGGACGAGGCGCTTGCGGTTCACGGGCTGGGCACCGCGCAGGAGTGGGACGCGATACTGGATGCGGCCAACTCGGCAACGGACAGGCCTCTATCCATCACCCGTGTCGCCGACGGGTTTGGGCCCTCCGACCACTCCTCCTTCTACGGCGCCGGCGTCCCAGTGCTCTTCTTCTTCACCAACACGCACGCCGACTACCACCGTCCCTCGGACGACTGGGACTCGGTCAACGGCGAGGGCATCGAGCGAGTGGCAGGGCTGGTAGCCGAGGTCGTCCGCCGTTTGGCGGGCGATGAGGCTGCGCCGGCGCCCGCGATTACCCTGGTGCGGGGCGCGGGCAACCCGCACGGCGCTGCCTCCGGCGACGAGCCTGCGCCCAGCGGCTATGGACCGTACCTGGGTTCGATCCCCGACATGACCCCGATCGAGGGCGGAGTCCGCCTTACCGGTGTGCGCGAGGGCAGTCCCGCGGAGAAGGCCGGGCTGAGGGAGGGCGACGTGATCGTGAGCTTCGCGGGGCGAGACATCGACGACCTGTACGCCTTCACGTACGCCCTGCGGGAGAGTGAGCCGGGCGATGCGGTGGATATCGTCGTACTCAGAGACGGAGAGCCGGTGAGCCTTCGTGCGGTTCTGGAGCGTCGACGCTGA
- a CDS encoding alkaline phosphatase family protein has protein sequence MPGLDLRRVTPEATPFLQSFVRQYPAVDLRTLPSTELVPTLITGVWPHEHGVWQVSLDSGVSRNAATRLLGAVPDVVSTTIQCVRHLLDSSYDLAAIPWRRRRHFRQHRFKYTRRQSGDLSGPESGTLFDWVGERSRYQFTRHWSDMPRLLDSLPQEGLDLDFLEFYALDLLSHWHLDQPDIMAEHLRRLDDFAGELLGRCRHEAVTLVLLVDHGQELIRSTIDLTEPLRESGARSTDYHYFIEVGQARLWFETDEARAAVTTKLSGVPGLNLFTWEEMARFDVRFPDASFGELYAIADNGVAFFPHDFYQPLANLYLGLTSPEQRPRRRDPRHRANHGQLPDHPSERGTVVVADGAWLPTTDVGRLIDFAPTVLSMLGRAAPDHLEGKPMFAARARGE, from the coding sequence GTGCCCGGCCTCGACTTGCGGCGCGTGACGCCGGAGGCCACTCCCTTCCTGCAGAGCTTTGTCCGACAGTATCCAGCGGTCGATCTACGCACGCTGCCGTCGACCGAGTTGGTCCCCACGCTGATCACGGGGGTGTGGCCCCACGAGCACGGCGTGTGGCAGGTGAGCCTCGATTCCGGTGTGTCGCGTAACGCAGCGACCCGCCTCCTGGGGGCGGTGCCTGACGTGGTGAGTACGACGATCCAATGTGTTCGTCACCTGCTCGACAGCAGCTACGATCTCGCGGCCATCCCCTGGCGCCGCCGCCGCCACTTCCGGCAGCATCGATTCAAGTACACTAGGCGTCAGTCAGGTGATCTGAGCGGTCCCGAATCGGGCACGCTGTTCGACTGGGTGGGGGAGCGCTCGCGCTACCAGTTCACGCGGCACTGGAGCGACATGCCGCGACTCCTCGACTCGCTTCCCCAGGAAGGCCTGGACCTGGATTTCCTGGAGTTCTACGCGCTGGACCTGCTCTCCCATTGGCACCTGGATCAGCCGGACATCATGGCCGAGCACCTGCGCCGGCTGGACGATTTCGCGGGCGAGCTACTCGGTCGCTGTCGACACGAGGCCGTGACGCTCGTGCTCCTGGTCGATCATGGGCAGGAGCTGATCCGTAGTACGATCGACCTCACCGAGCCGCTGCGGGAATCGGGGGCGCGATCCACCGACTACCACTACTTCATCGAGGTCGGACAGGCGCGCCTGTGGTTCGAGACGGACGAGGCGCGCGCTGCGGTCACGACGAAGCTGAGCGGCGTCCCCGGTTTGAATCTGTTCACTTGGGAGGAGATGGCACGCTTCGACGTGCGCTTTCCCGACGCCAGCTTTGGCGAGCTCTACGCGATCGCCGACAACGGCGTGGCGTTCTTCCCGCACGACTTTTACCAGCCGCTGGCGAACCTCTACCTGGGTCTGACGAGTCCCGAGCAGCGTCCGCGCCGCCGGGATCCCCGCCACCGAGCGAACCACGGTCAGCTTCCGGATCACCCCTCCGAACGTGGCACGGTGGTGGTGGCTGACGGCGCGTGGCTGCCGACCACCGACGTGGGCCGGCTGATCGACTTTGCGCCCACGGTCCTGTCGATGCTGGGGCGCGCTGCCCCGGACCACCTGGAGGGAAAGCCGATGTTCGCGGCGCGCGCGCGGGGCGAGTGA
- a CDS encoding homocysteine S-methyltransferase family protein translates to MARYRSALPQLGSDLFLTDGGIETTLIFHEGLELPDFATFPLLGTAEGRDALRKYFRAYGDIARRFGVGVVLESATWRANPDWAARLGYDAAALAEANRGAIGLLEEIRDEYESEETPVVISGCVGPRGDGYSPGSTMSEEEAHAYHREQIDTFADTAADLVTALTMNYVEEAIGVVRAAREAVMPVVIAFTVETDGRLPTGQSLKGAIEQVDSETSGYASYFMINCAHPSHFEHVVAEGGAWVGRLGGLRANASRLSHAELDEAEELDSGDPVELGENYARLKGLLPALTVMGGCCGTDHRHVGSIAERCVPLFRVSP, encoded by the coding sequence ATGGCAAGATATCGAAGCGCACTCCCGCAACTCGGGAGTGATCTGTTTCTGACCGACGGCGGCATCGAGACGACCCTGATCTTCCACGAAGGTCTGGAGCTGCCGGATTTTGCGACGTTCCCTCTCCTCGGGACGGCCGAAGGCCGCGACGCCCTGCGCAAGTACTTCCGGGCGTACGGAGACATCGCCAGGCGATTCGGCGTCGGCGTGGTCCTGGAAAGCGCCACCTGGAGGGCCAACCCGGACTGGGCGGCGCGGCTGGGCTACGACGCGGCGGCGCTGGCCGAGGCCAACCGCGGAGCGATCGGCCTGCTGGAGGAGATCCGGGACGAATACGAGTCGGAAGAGACGCCGGTGGTCATCAGCGGCTGCGTCGGCCCCCGCGGAGACGGCTACTCGCCGGGAAGCACCATGTCGGAAGAGGAGGCGCACGCGTACCACCGTGAGCAGATAGACACGTTCGCCGATACCGCGGCCGATCTGGTCACCGCCCTTACCATGAACTACGTGGAGGAGGCGATCGGGGTCGTGCGCGCCGCCCGGGAAGCGGTCATGCCTGTGGTCATCGCATTTACCGTCGAGACCGACGGCCGCCTGCCGACGGGCCAATCCTTGAAGGGAGCGATCGAGCAGGTGGACTCAGAGACCTCCGGGTACGCTTCCTACTTCATGATCAACTGCGCGCATCCATCCCACTTCGAGCATGTCGTGGCGGAGGGCGGCGCCTGGGTGGGCCGCCTGGGGGGGCTGCGAGCGAACGCATCGCGTTTGAGCCACGCGGAACTGGACGAAGCGGAGGAGCTCGACTCGGGCGATCCCGTCGAGCTGGGCGAGAACTACGCGCGCCTCAAGGGGCTGCTGCCGGCGCTGACCGTGATGGGAGGGTGCTGCGGGACAGACCACCGTCACGTCGGAAGTATCGCCGAGCGCTGCGTTCCGCTGTTTCGGGTGTCTCCGTGA
- a CDS encoding DUF3291 domain-containing protein, translating to MEFHLAQANIAQGIASVTDPLMKGFVDQLDYINSVADRSPGFVWRLQTEEGDATSLQPFDDPLILVNMSVWESIDAFYDYVFRSDHAGPLKDRRRWFSKLDGPHAVMWWIRAGTTPDVADLKRRLDLLEKNGPAPEAFTLAKAFDPEGRPLERAARRDRECGV from the coding sequence GTGGAGTTTCACCTCGCCCAGGCGAATATCGCGCAGGGCATCGCCTCTGTGACGGACCCTCTCATGAAGGGGTTCGTCGATCAGCTCGATTACATCAACTCGGTCGCGGATCGGTCCCCGGGCTTCGTGTGGCGGCTACAGACGGAGGAGGGAGACGCCACGTCTCTCCAGCCGTTCGATGACCCGCTCATATTGGTCAACATGTCGGTGTGGGAGTCGATCGACGCGTTCTACGACTACGTGTTCCGTTCTGACCACGCGGGGCCACTGAAGGACCGGCGTCGTTGGTTCAGCAAACTCGATGGGCCGCATGCGGTCATGTGGTGGATTCGGGCCGGCACCACCCCGGACGTCGCCGACCTGAAGCGCCGGCTCGACCTCCTCGAAAAGAACGGTCCCGCGCCCGAGGCCTTTACGCTGGCCAAGGCGTTCGATCCAGAAGGGAGGCCGCTCGAGCGTGCGGCCCGGCGCGACCGGGAGTGCGGTGTCTGA
- a CDS encoding lysylphosphatidylglycerol synthase transmembrane domain-containing protein, whose translation MTTTSFLPGRGPGRGRLLLLLRWGAAALILFLLLRAVSVSAIVDATRAIELRWAAAALAFSLAAQLAVAGRLKLLSDAFGLGASLAAMFRINLAALFYGMFLPAGNVAAAAVRYYRIARPREEYSAGAVVLVLDRLAAAAALCAVGVAAWLLADPIDGRAALAVMAAALVILLLAHVVLLSRRASKAAEWLAPRLPERLALASVAARSRRVPGRVLLGVAVASLVAHAFGVFAYQALAWALGLDVSLLTIAWVRSAAMLAAMLPIAVAGLGVRDATLFALLAPYGVSGGQALAFSLSVFAWTIVAVGAVGGALEGFRALAHRSNEVAGV comes from the coding sequence GTGACGACCACGTCCTTCCTGCCGGGGCGTGGGCCCGGGCGTGGGCGCTTGCTTCTGCTTCTGCGTTGGGGAGCAGCAGCGCTGATCCTCTTCCTGCTGCTGCGCGCGGTCTCCGTGTCCGCGATCGTGGACGCCACGAGGGCGATCGAGCTGCGTTGGGCCGCCGCGGCGCTGGCGTTCAGCCTGGCCGCGCAGCTCGCGGTGGCCGGTCGCCTCAAGCTGCTCTCGGACGCGTTCGGGCTCGGGGCATCGCTTGCGGCGATGTTCCGGATCAACCTGGCGGCGCTGTTCTACGGGATGTTTCTGCCGGCCGGCAACGTCGCCGCCGCGGCCGTCCGCTACTACCGCATCGCGCGCCCGCGCGAAGAGTATTCTGCCGGGGCGGTCGTGCTCGTCCTGGACAGGTTGGCGGCCGCCGCGGCGCTGTGCGCGGTGGGGGTGGCCGCCTGGCTGCTGGCGGACCCGATCGACGGCCGCGCCGCGCTCGCCGTGATGGCCGCGGCGCTCGTCATCCTGCTGCTCGCCCACGTCGTGCTGCTGAGCAGGCGAGCGTCCAAGGCGGCGGAGTGGCTCGCACCGCGCCTGCCCGAAAGGCTCGCCCTGGCGAGCGTGGCGGCGCGCTCGCGGCGGGTGCCCGGTCGCGTTCTGCTCGGCGTCGCGGTCGCGTCGCTGGTGGCCCACGCGTTCGGGGTATTCGCCTATCAAGCGCTGGCGTGGGCGCTCGGCCTGGACGTTTCCCTGCTGACCATCGCCTGGGTTCGCTCCGCCGCCATGCTGGCCGCCATGCTGCCCATAGCCGTCGCGGGTCTGGGCGTGCGCGATGCGACCTTGTTCGCCCTGCTCGCACCCTACGGGGTGTCGGGAGGCCAGGCGCTCGCTTTTTCCCTGTCGGTGTTCGCGTGGACGATCGTGGCCGTCGGAGCGGTCGGTGGGGCGTTGGAGGGGTTTCGCGCGCTGGCTCACCGCTCCAATGAGGTTGCGGGTGTGTAG
- a CDS encoding class I SAM-dependent methyltransferase produces the protein MPTQATADFLAAHVPAGGSILEVGSGAGHVALELARRGFRVTGIEPDADAVKQAQDGGAPVRHGSWPGVDTPDVDAIAFTRSLHHLHDLDGAVQRAREVLGPDGLILVEDFDFGGANERTIRWLVAVLRSPPAAELLRVVPDEFATTLLRSSDPVAAWSAGHDHDLHSADAMIAAIGREFEVGHVRPAPYLYRYLVPVLPNTEAATALVRDVLAEEVSLGEEGDLTLIGRRIVASRMP, from the coding sequence GTGCCCACCCAAGCCACGGCAGACTTTCTGGCCGCGCATGTGCCGGCGGGTGGTTCGATCCTGGAAGTCGGCAGTGGGGCAGGACACGTGGCGTTGGAGCTGGCCCGACGCGGCTTTCGGGTAACAGGGATCGAGCCGGATGCCGACGCCGTCAAGCAGGCGCAGGACGGGGGCGCCCCCGTTCGTCACGGTTCCTGGCCGGGCGTCGATACACCGGACGTCGATGCCATCGCATTCACGCGATCGCTGCACCACTTGCACGACCTCGACGGGGCGGTCCAACGTGCGCGTGAGGTCCTCGGCCCCGATGGCCTCATTCTCGTAGAGGACTTCGACTTTGGCGGCGCGAACGAGCGAACGATCCGTTGGCTCGTCGCGGTCCTTCGTTCGCCACCGGCAGCAGAACTGCTGCGCGTAGTGCCCGACGAGTTCGCCACGACTTTGCTTCGGTCGAGCGACCCCGTTGCGGCTTGGAGCGCGGGGCACGACCACGACCTGCATTCGGCAGACGCGATGATCGCGGCCATCGGCCGAGAGTTCGAGGTAGGTCATGTACGGCCGGCCCCTTACTTGTACCGGTACCTCGTGCCGGTGCTGCCGAACACCGAGGCGGCGACCGCCCTCGTGCGCGATGTTCTGGCGGAGGAGGTGAGCCTTGGGGAGGAGGGTGACCTGACTCTGATAGGCCGGCGCATCGTGGCTAGTCGGATGCCATGA
- a CDS encoding SRPBCC family protein, with protein sequence MAMILREFDIDASPDDAWAALREVGRVNELITFLGEVSIDGDTRTCELGDQGQLEELIVSAADEHRRLAYSITASPFEFEHHHASMQILPNGGQGSRFVWFSDVKPDGVAPALEQAVDAAVESFKQTLR encoded by the coding sequence ATGGCCATGATTCTTCGTGAGTTCGATATCGATGCTTCGCCGGACGATGCCTGGGCCGCGCTGCGCGAGGTCGGACGGGTAAACGAGCTCATCACCTTCCTGGGTGAGGTCTCGATCGACGGCGACACCCGTACCTGCGAGCTCGGCGATCAGGGCCAGCTCGAGGAGCTGATCGTATCGGCCGCAGACGAGCACCGTCGCCTGGCCTACTCGATCACGGCGTCTCCGTTCGAGTTCGAGCATCACCACGCGTCCATGCAGATCCTGCCCAACGGAGGGCAAGGCTCGCGCTTCGTCTGGTTCTCGGACGTGAAGCCCGACGGCGTGGCGCCCGCGCTGGAGCAGGCCGTCGACGCCGCCGTCGAGAGCTTCAAGCAGACGCTGAGGTAG
- a CDS encoding TetR/AcrR family transcriptional regulator, whose amino-acid sequence MPRNREFDPQQALEDAMGVFWEKGWSATSVEDLVRATGVNRYGLYDVYGSKRGLFLAALRHYHRTVITEAIRELEEPAAGLEAIQAVFARIVGRARSGEGRFGCLLCNSAEEVAPFDEDVAAEVAAYQQRLATNFASAVRVARAAGAVGGDLDPDETGRFLAGLIQGASYLIRSPASAGEVEDFVRVGLRILG is encoded by the coding sequence ATGCCACGCAATCGAGAATTCGATCCGCAGCAGGCCCTCGAGGACGCGATGGGCGTCTTCTGGGAGAAGGGTTGGTCGGCCACCTCGGTGGAAGACCTGGTTCGAGCGACGGGCGTCAATCGGTATGGGCTGTACGATGTGTATGGATCCAAGCGAGGCCTCTTTCTGGCCGCGCTGCGACACTACCACCGTACGGTGATCACCGAGGCCATCCGTGAGCTCGAGGAGCCCGCTGCGGGGCTGGAGGCCATCCAGGCCGTGTTCGCCCGGATAGTCGGGCGCGCTCGATCGGGTGAGGGACGCTTCGGCTGCCTGCTGTGCAACTCGGCCGAAGAGGTCGCGCCCTTCGACGAGGACGTAGCGGCCGAGGTGGCGGCTTACCAGCAGCGGCTCGCAACGAACTTCGCCAGCGCGGTCCGCGTGGCGCGCGCGGCTGGTGCGGTGGGAGGCGACCTGGACCCGGACGAAACCGGCCGATTCCTGGCCGGGCTGATCCAGGGGGCGAGCTATCTGATTCGCTCTCCGGCTTCGGCAGGCGAGGTCGAGGATTTCGTGCGGGTGGGACTTCGCATCCTGGGTTAG
- a CDS encoding HD domain-containing protein, with amino-acid sequence MDSNADARLDRQLSFIGQLDRLKGVVRMTSLMDGSRRENSAEHSWHLAVMAPLLAEHAPDAVDVSRVVMMLAIHDVVEIDAGDTFAFDKTANLDKEERERAAADHLYGLLPEDQGSALRRLWDEFEEGQTPDARFAVALDRFQGLLQNYANGGGTWFEHGVTRERVLERMAPIEKGAPGLWAIVLRVLDEVMASD; translated from the coding sequence ATGGACTCGAACGCAGACGCCCGTCTGGACCGCCAGCTTTCCTTCATCGGCCAGTTGGACAGGCTCAAGGGCGTGGTGCGGATGACGAGCCTCATGGATGGGTCTCGGCGAGAGAACAGCGCCGAGCATTCCTGGCACCTCGCCGTGATGGCGCCGCTGTTGGCCGAGCACGCGCCGGACGCGGTAGACGTGAGCCGCGTCGTGATGATGCTCGCGATCCACGACGTCGTCGAGATCGACGCCGGCGACACGTTCGCCTTCGACAAGACGGCCAACCTGGACAAGGAAGAGCGCGAGCGGGCGGCCGCCGACCACCTGTACGGGCTCCTGCCCGAGGATCAGGGATCCGCGCTTCGGCGCCTCTGGGACGAGTTCGAAGAGGGCCAGACGCCGGACGCCCGCTTCGCGGTGGCGCTGGACCGCTTCCAGGGACTCCTGCAGAACTACGCCAACGGCGGTGGCACCTGGTTCGAGCATGGCGTGACGCGAGAGCGCGTGCTGGAGCGGATGGCGCCCATCGAGAAGGGGGCACCGGGACTGTGGGCGATCGTGCTGCGGGTGCTGGACGAGGTCATGGCATCCGACTAG
- a CDS encoding aminotransferase class V-fold PLP-dependent enzyme: protein MDLVERIREAVVGRDTAVQTPFGLRRLTYADYGASGRCLSFIEEFIHDQVLPLYANTHTEASGTGLQTTRLREDARAIIRKCVGANEREHAVIFAGNGATGTIDRLIAILGLRIPKVLDDRFDLLSRIPIAQRPVVFVGPYEHHSNELPWRETIADVIEINESDDGHIDLAELEDRLVEFAGRPLKIGSFSAGSNVTGIISDTKAIAGKLHEHGALSFWDFGAAAPYVDIDMGSEEDGDYKDAVFISPHKFIGGPGTPGVLVARKDLLDNEVPAVPGGGTVQYVSPVDHTYLADPEHREEGGTPAIIGSIKAGLVFKLKNQVGIDRIRELEHGFIRRAIASWSENANIDILGNHDAERLSIASFVIRYGEKVLHHNYVVALLNDLFGIQARGGCSCAGPYGHRLLGIDLESSSRFEEVIATGCEVMKPGWVRLNFNYFIREEVFEYIVDAVHLIAEDGWRLLSRYRFDPETAVWSHERGRPRPPVSLRDVDFESPAKPLVTAPIERLSDYLEEGRRILAETPTKRGESQNLGAEAESLRWFATPVEIGR from the coding sequence GTGGACCTCGTCGAGAGAATTCGAGAAGCCGTTGTCGGCAGGGACACGGCCGTGCAGACTCCCTTCGGGCTGCGCCGGCTGACCTATGCTGACTATGGCGCATCTGGAAGGTGCCTGTCGTTCATCGAGGAGTTCATCCACGACCAGGTTCTCCCCCTGTACGCCAACACACATACCGAGGCCTCGGGCACGGGACTTCAGACGACCCGGTTGCGCGAGGACGCCCGGGCAATCATCCGGAAGTGCGTCGGTGCGAACGAGCGGGAACACGCGGTGATTTTTGCCGGAAACGGTGCCACCGGGACGATCGACCGCCTGATCGCCATCCTCGGTCTCCGGATTCCGAAAGTACTCGACGACCGTTTCGATCTTCTTTCCCGGATCCCGATCGCGCAGCGGCCAGTCGTCTTCGTAGGCCCCTATGAGCACCACTCGAACGAATTGCCCTGGCGGGAGACGATCGCCGACGTAATCGAGATCAACGAGAGCGATGATGGCCACATCGACCTGGCCGAGTTGGAGGATAGACTCGTCGAGTTCGCCGGGCGGCCGCTCAAGATCGGTTCGTTCTCGGCGGGGTCCAACGTTACGGGCATCATATCGGACACGAAGGCCATCGCCGGGAAACTCCACGAGCACGGGGCGCTTTCCTTCTGGGACTTCGGTGCAGCCGCCCCCTACGTGGACATTGACATGGGTTCGGAGGAGGACGGGGACTACAAGGACGCCGTCTTCATCTCACCCCACAAGTTCATCGGGGGCCCAGGCACTCCTGGCGTCCTGGTGGCGCGGAAGGACTTGCTCGACAATGAGGTCCCGGCCGTGCCGGGTGGCGGAACGGTTCAATACGTATCCCCCGTTGACCATACCTACCTGGCCGACCCCGAGCATCGCGAAGAAGGCGGTACGCCGGCGATCATCGGCTCGATCAAGGCCGGGCTCGTCTTCAAGCTGAAGAACCAGGTGGGAATCGACCGCATCCGCGAACTCGAGCACGGTTTCATTCGGAGAGCGATCGCCTCGTGGTCGGAGAACGCCAACATCGATATCCTCGGGAATCACGACGCGGAGCGGCTGTCCATCGCCAGTTTCGTGATCCGCTACGGCGAGAAGGTTCTCCACCACAACTACGTCGTCGCCCTCCTCAACGATCTGTTCGGGATCCAGGCCCGTGGCGGGTGCTCCTGTGCCGGGCCATACGGCCATCGGTTGCTCGGCATCGACCTCGAGTCCAGCAGCCGTTTCGAGGAGGTGATCGCGACGGGTTGCGAGGTCATGAAGCCCGGCTGGGTCCGGCTCAACTTCAACTATTTCATCCGGGAAGAGGTGTTCGAGTACATCGTGGACGCCGTCCACCTCATCGCGGAAGATGGGTGGCGACTTCTCTCGCGGTATCGGTTCGATCCGGAGACGGCCGTGTGGAGCCATGAGCGCGGCCGTCCCAGGCCGCCGGTAAGCCTTCGCGATGTCGACTTTGAAAGCCCGGCGAAGCCGCTGGTGACGGCGCCGATCGAACGGCTGTCGGACTACCTGGAGGAGGGTCGCCGGATTCTGGCCGAGACGCCTACCAAGCGTGGGGAAAGCCAGAATCTCGGGGCCGAGGCCGAGAGTCTGCGCTGGTTCGCGACGCCCGTAGAGATTGGCAGGTGA